One genomic window of Paraburkholderia phytofirmans PsJN includes the following:
- a CDS encoding L,D-transpeptidase, with amino-acid sequence MNHTNRPGQPVMDRLFFASVNRPPDVSCMSYRLSVRGIARALPSLRRWARALSAALCMASCGAAMAASAPVAVSAPKPVNRPVAAVNASAVAAPDAAGVVDPRRAFMLREVFAQNVTRTLNVPAAEQRAYANRLQAVLGAHMLGDLSGEYVVLVDRNANVQALFIYFRAAPADAWQMIGASPVSTGLPGEYDHFITPLGVFEHTPANMDFRSEGTQNENHIRGYGKRDMRIFDLGWAQGERGWGKGGVSQMRFQMHATDPDHLESLLGMRHSKGCVRIPASLNSFIDHYGILDAEYVALVESGKSLWVLKSDRQVTPWAGRYIAVVDSARKSRPAWAPAPGSKARAKLPAGADTAD; translated from the coding sequence ATGAACCACACCAACCGGCCTGGCCAGCCTGTAATGGACCGTCTGTTTTTCGCGTCGGTCAATCGTCCGCCCGACGTGTCGTGTATGTCGTATCGACTTTCCGTGCGGGGCATCGCGCGCGCATTGCCTTCTTTGCGCCGGTGGGCGCGTGCGCTGAGCGCCGCGTTATGCATGGCGTCATGCGGCGCGGCGATGGCAGCTTCGGCGCCCGTCGCGGTGTCGGCGCCAAAGCCGGTGAATCGTCCGGTGGCTGCCGTCAATGCGTCGGCTGTCGCCGCGCCCGATGCCGCCGGCGTGGTCGATCCGCGTCGCGCGTTCATGCTGCGGGAGGTGTTCGCGCAGAACGTCACGCGTACGCTGAATGTGCCGGCAGCGGAGCAGCGAGCCTATGCCAACCGGCTGCAAGCCGTGCTCGGCGCGCACATGCTCGGCGATCTGTCGGGCGAGTATGTCGTGCTGGTCGATCGCAATGCCAACGTGCAGGCGCTCTTCATCTATTTTCGCGCCGCGCCGGCCGACGCCTGGCAGATGATCGGGGCGTCGCCGGTTTCGACCGGGCTGCCGGGCGAGTACGACCACTTCATCACGCCGCTCGGCGTATTCGAGCACACGCCGGCCAACATGGATTTCCGTTCGGAAGGCACGCAGAACGAAAACCATATTCGCGGCTACGGCAAGCGTGATATGCGGATCTTCGACCTCGGCTGGGCCCAGGGTGAGCGCGGCTGGGGCAAGGGCGGCGTGTCGCAGATGCGCTTCCAGATGCACGCCACCGACCCCGACCATCTCGAATCGCTGCTGGGCATGCGTCACTCGAAAGGTTGCGTGCGCATTCCCGCGTCGCTCAATTCGTTTATCGATCACTATGGCATTCTCGATGCCGAGTATGTCGCGCTCGTCGAATCGGGTAAATCGCTGTGGGTGTTGAAAAGCGACCGACAGGTGACGCCGTGGGCTGGGCGTTACATCGCCGTGGTGGATTCGGCGCGCAAGAGCCGCCCAGCGTGGGCGCCGGCGCCGGGCAGCAAGGCGCGCGCTAAATTGCCGGCAGGAGCGGACACGGCGGATTGA
- the nadE gene encoding ammonia-dependent NAD(+) synthetase gives MTQHDPVARQASISEEMHISAEFDAEYEIERRVAFLANYLRSSGLKTYVLGISGGVDSTTAGRLAQLAVERLRAEHYDAHFVAIRLPYGEQKDEADAQQALRFIRADENLTIDIKPAADAMLAALDQSGLLYKDESQQDFVHGNIKARQRMIAQYAVASARAGVVIGTDHAAESVMGFFTKFGDGGADVLPLTGLNKRRVRAVSKALGAPEALAHKVPTADLEMLRPQRPDEDAYGIPYDAIDDFLERKPVSDAARETILRFHEVTRHKRALPYTPFDWPVQTSGD, from the coding sequence ATGACGCAACACGATCCAGTCGCACGCCAGGCAAGCATCTCTGAAGAAATGCACATCAGCGCCGAGTTCGATGCTGAATATGAAATCGAGCGCCGGGTTGCTTTCCTCGCGAATTATCTGCGTAGCAGCGGCCTGAAAACGTATGTGCTCGGGATCAGCGGCGGCGTCGACTCGACAACTGCGGGGCGGCTCGCGCAACTCGCGGTCGAGCGATTGCGCGCCGAACATTACGACGCGCACTTCGTCGCAATACGTCTGCCTTACGGCGAACAGAAAGACGAAGCCGACGCGCAGCAGGCATTGCGTTTCATTCGCGCGGACGAAAATCTCACCATCGATATCAAACCTGCGGCCGACGCCATGCTCGCCGCGCTGGATCAAAGCGGCCTGCTCTATAAGGACGAATCGCAACAGGACTTCGTGCACGGCAATATCAAGGCGCGGCAGCGCATGATCGCGCAATACGCGGTGGCCAGTGCGCGGGCCGGGGTGGTCATCGGCACGGATCACGCGGCCGAATCGGTGATGGGCTTCTTCACGAAGTTCGGCGACGGCGGCGCCGATGTATTGCCGCTCACCGGGCTCAACAAGCGGCGTGTGCGCGCGGTGTCCAAAGCGCTGGGCGCGCCGGAAGCATTAGCGCACAAGGTGCCGACCGCCGACCTCGAAATGTTGCGGCCGCAACGACCCGACGAGGACGCCTATGGCATTCCGTACGACGCAATCGACGACTTTCTGGAGCGCAAACCCGTGAGCGATGCGGCACGCGAGACCATCTTGCGCTTCCACGAAGTCACGCGTCACAAGCGCGCGTTGCCGTACACGCCGTTCGATTGGCCGGTGCAGACAAGCGGAGATTGA
- a CDS encoding RNA-binding protein — protein sequence MNLIVRNIAQSCSEQEVRDFLKHELGHYAKNIEVVDAGKPGAYATVELDAEVPYVGEVIARQIHGKQLGGQTLEASADLFTDEPPAPQ from the coding sequence ATGAACCTGATCGTGCGCAACATCGCGCAATCGTGCAGCGAGCAGGAAGTGCGGGATTTCCTCAAGCACGAACTTGGGCATTACGCGAAGAACATCGAGGTCGTCGACGCAGGTAAGCCCGGCGCGTACGCCACGGTCGAACTGGACGCCGAAGTGCCCTATGTCGGCGAAGTGATCGCGCGGCAGATTCACGGCAAGCAGTTGGGCGGCCAGACGCTTGAAGCCAGCGCCGATCTGTTCACCGACGAACCGCCGGCGCCTCAGTAA
- a CDS encoding S10 family peptidase, whose translation MTNTESASVSPQPSHNSHASGAPAPAPASAPHKAKDQPFFDPVAYGNGPDDSVTETDESAAITHHSVTIGGHKIDYTATAGHLVIVDPSSSKAEARMFYVAFTQDNQKEEARPVTFFYNGGPGSSSVFVLLGSFAPRRIKTSMPSFTPPAPYSMEDNPDSLLDKSDLVFINPVGTGYSAAIAPKKNRDFWGVDQDADSIKQFIKRFLTKNNRWNSPKYLFGESYGTARSCVLAYRLHEDGVDLNGITLQSSILDYTQAGNPVGALPTAAADAWYHKKLGIAPRPTDLGTFAEEVAQFARTDYLAALRKFPTTDAATVEKLSEYTGIDKTTLLAWSLDVASYDSRGNSLFLTTLLKSKGLALGEYDGRVTAIGTGIAGKIDPNSGGNDPTMTAVTGVYTTMWNVYLNEQLKYTSNSSFTDLNDQAFKYWDFSHIDPTGAQKGVDSKGNIILYTAGDLAAVMALNPDLKVLSANGFFDFVTPFYQTVLDLQQMPLLSQQVRQNLSARFYPSGHMVYLDGGSRTALKADLAKMYDTTVSNTQALLRIRALQARVAQ comes from the coding sequence ATGACGAATACCGAGTCAGCTTCTGTTAGTCCGCAGCCGTCGCACAATTCGCATGCTTCAGGCGCGCCCGCGCCCGCGCCGGCCAGCGCGCCGCACAAGGCCAAAGATCAGCCGTTCTTCGACCCGGTTGCTTACGGCAACGGGCCGGATGATTCCGTGACCGAAACCGATGAAAGCGCGGCGATCACGCACCACTCGGTCACCATCGGCGGGCACAAGATCGACTACACGGCGACGGCGGGCCACCTCGTCATCGTCGACCCGAGTAGTTCAAAGGCGGAAGCCCGCATGTTCTACGTGGCGTTCACGCAGGACAATCAGAAGGAAGAAGCCCGGCCGGTCACGTTCTTCTATAACGGCGGGCCTGGGTCGTCGTCCGTTTTCGTGCTGCTGGGCTCGTTCGCGCCGCGCCGCATCAAGACGTCGATGCCGAGCTTCACGCCACCCGCGCCGTATTCGATGGAAGACAACCCGGACAGCCTGCTCGACAAGAGCGACCTCGTCTTCATCAACCCGGTCGGCACCGGCTACTCGGCGGCGATCGCGCCGAAGAAGAACCGCGACTTCTGGGGCGTCGACCAGGACGCGGACTCGATCAAGCAGTTCATCAAGCGTTTTCTGACCAAGAACAACCGCTGGAATTCGCCGAAGTACCTGTTCGGCGAGTCGTATGGCACGGCGCGCAGTTGCGTGCTGGCGTACCGTTTGCACGAAGATGGCGTGGATCTGAACGGCATCACGCTGCAATCGTCGATTCTCGATTACACGCAGGCCGGCAACCCGGTGGGCGCGCTGCCCACCGCGGCCGCGGACGCGTGGTATCACAAGAAGCTCGGCATCGCGCCGCGGCCGACCGACCTCGGCACGTTCGCCGAAGAAGTCGCGCAGTTCGCGCGCACGGACTATCTGGCCGCGCTGCGTAAGTTTCCGACCACCGACGCGGCAACGGTCGAAAAGCTCAGCGAATACACGGGCATCGACAAAACGACCTTGCTCGCGTGGAGTCTGGATGTCGCCTCGTACGACAGCCGGGGCAATTCGTTGTTCCTCACCACCCTGCTGAAATCCAAGGGTCTTGCGCTCGGCGAGTACGACGGCCGTGTGACGGCGATAGGCACGGGCATTGCCGGCAAGATCGACCCGAATTCCGGCGGCAACGACCCGACCATGACGGCGGTGACCGGCGTCTACACGACGATGTGGAACGTCTATCTGAACGAGCAACTGAAGTACACGTCGAATTCGTCGTTCACGGATCTGAACGACCAGGCCTTCAAGTACTGGGACTTCAGTCACATCGATCCGACCGGCGCGCAGAAGGGCGTCGACTCGAAGGGCAACATCATTCTGTACACCGCCGGGGACCTGGCTGCCGTGATGGCGCTCAATCCCGACCTGAAGGTGCTGTCGGCCAACGGCTTCTTCGATTTCGTCACGCCGTTTTATCAGACCGTGCTCGATTTACAGCAAATGCCGCTGCTCAGCCAGCAGGTCCGGCAGAATCTGTCGGCGCGCTTTTATCCGTCGGGGCATATGGTTTATCTCGACGGCGGATCGCGCACCGCGCTGAAGGCCGATCTCGCGAAGATGTACGACACGACGGTGTCCAATACGCAGGCGCTGCTTCGTATCCGCGCATTGCAGGCGCGTGTGGCGCAGTAG